In a single window of the Lodderomyces elongisporus chromosome 4, complete sequence genome:
- the RRG9 gene encoding Required for respiratory growth protein 9 mitochondrial, whose translation MLSQCFRSSLAKHCFVAKNQASHGKFVNSIMCLSSSSSNSGSSNSNSNSGSSNSNIRYNDNYRSNDDGTNFEESQLPSALKSETESLNGKGKNKLSKRPQTLLEALIESHGTLPEEVDEPKITRNVASESATSATSATSATSATSATSATSATSATSATSATSTTSTTTIITTTATVPVENNVSTPYWVKRELTMKAKHSQWNPKKKLSREDMLKLRELKENFPHYKTVELAELFRVSPEAVRRILKSNWVPNDIDEDRIIARREKQKQKRQQEIQLKKLEFISNRGKKNVSSRPQQRQQQQPKQQQRQRSKVGYKNGFAFNEKYGGLGNKF comes from the coding sequence ATGCTCTCACAGTGTTTCAGAAGTAGCTTAGCTAAGCACTGCTTTGTTGCTAAAAACCAAGCTCTGCATGGAAAGTTTGTCAATAGTATAATGTGTTTAtcaagcagcagcagtaatagcggcagcagcaacagcaacagtaatagcggcagcagcaacagcaacatcagATACAACGATAACTATAGaagtaatgatgatggtaCAAACTTTGAAGAACTGCAGCTTCCGTCCGCGTTAAAATCAGAAACAGAAAGCTTAAAtgggaaaggaaagaacaAATTATCTAAGCGGCCCCAAACTCTTTTAGAGGCATTAATAGAGTCTCATGGCACTCTACCGGAGGAAGTGGATGAACCTAAAATTACAAGAAACGTGGCTTCCGAATcagcaacatcagcaacatcagcaacatcagcaacatcagcaacatcagcaacatcagcaacatcagcaacatcagcaacatcagcaacatcagcaacatcaacaacatctaCAACAACCATAATAACGACCACAGCGACGGTTCCTGTAGAGAATAACGTCTCAACGCCGTATTGGGTGAAACGTGAACTAACAATGAAAGCCAAGCACTCTCAATGGAATCCTAAGAAGAAACTTAGTCGAGAAGATATGCTAAAACTTAGAGAGCTCAAAGAAAACTTTCCACATTACAAAACGGTTGAATTGGCCGAGCTATTTCGTGTATCACCCGAAGCAGTGCGGAGaattttgaaaagcaaTTGGGTGCCtaatgatattgatgaaGACCGCATAATAGCTCGTagagaaaaacagaaacagaaacgaCAACAGGAAATACAATTAAAGAAACTAGAGTTCATATCTAATCgtgggaaaaaaaatgtctCTTCACGCCCACAACagcgacaacaacaacaacctaaACAGCAGCAGCGACAGAGATCTAAAGTCGGTTATAAAAATGGGTTTGCATTTAACGAAAAGTATGGTGGATTAGGAaacaaattttaa